The sequence below is a genomic window from Pleurocapsa sp. PCC 7327.
ATTATTTTAGTCTGTTAGCTCACTCTAATCGTTTCTCTCTCTTGAGCAGTTCCTGAAGCGTTAACTTTTCAGAATGTCCGGCAAAAGCAGTCCCGACTTTACGACTCTGGAAATGGTCAAGAGCAAACGTATATGCTTCATCGGATAAGGGTACATAACCTACTACCTTAGCCAGATTTTCAGCATTGACGAGATAGAATTGAACGAAGTTCTGCAATCCTGGCTTCTCTTCTAGCAACTTAGCATTCACATAGATGAACAGCGGGCGAGCAAGAGATTGATACTCACCTTTAAGTACTGTCTCGCTTGAAGGCAATACAGGACCTCTGCCTTCGTCAATGGCTACTGCCTTAAGTAGGGTTTGGCTTTCCTCATAATAAGCATAGCCAAAGTAGCCCAGACCATTGGGATCGTTCCTGACTCGTCGCATTAACTCGTAGTCATCCTCGCTGGCGGTATAATCATTCCGACTGGCTCCTACTTTACCGACGACTATCTCGGTAAAGTAATCAAACGTCCCAGAATCTCGACCTGCACCATATAGATTGAGAGGTTTGTCGGGCCACTCAGGACGAATCTGATTCCAACGGGTAATTTTTCCCTGTGCTGCTGGTTCCCATATTTTTTTCAGTTCTTCTAGGGTAAGGCTCTGTGCCCAAGTATTGGAAGGATGTACGACTATTGTTAGGGCATCATAGGCAACTGGCAATTCAAGGTACTTTACTTGATTGGCTTTACAAGCTTCTATCTCCTTATTTACGATCGGACGAGACGCATTGTTTATATCTGTTTCACCTGCACAAAATTTTCTAAACCCACCTCCCGTACCAGAGAAAGCAACTGTAATCTCAGGAGCATCGCTGCGTTCAAATTGATACTCTTTGACGACTTCATCGGTCAAGGGGAAAACGGTACTGGAACCATCAATAACGATGGGCTGTTGCTGGATTTGAGAGGTTGATGTTGGCGGTACGCTACAGCCTGTCACCAGAGTAGAAAAACTCAGGGCGATCGCCCACCCACAAACTTTTATATTCATTGTTTTATCTCCTTATTCCCATCAAGGAGTGTTTTCTATATATTTCAAATAAATTTGATACATTAGGTCAAGTAAAAGCTTATGGTTTGATAAAAATCTTAATATTTTGGTGCCGCGATCGCTCCTGCCCAAGATGTTTTTGTAATTTTAATATCAAAAATTTTTGTTAATTTAATCTGCAAGTATTGATGTAATTGATATTACTAACTGCTGAATCTGGTTAGGTTCGTGAGTTGCCATAACTGAGAAGCGAATGCGGCTGGTGGGAACTGTGGGAGGGCGAATGGCTGGGGCAAAAATTCCCCTTTCTTTGAGTTGTTTGGCTAGCGTTAATGCTTCAGCAGGCGTAGCTAAACCAAGACAAATAATCGGCGATTCGGAAGGCAATAAATTTAGTCCAGCTAGTTGCTGTTTTAGGAAATTAACATTGCGCCACAATTGTTGACGGCGATCGCGATCGGTTTGCACAATTTCAATAGCTGCTAATGCTGCTGCTGTATCGGCGGGAGAAAGCCCTGTAGTATAAATCCAACTGGGGGCGCGATTGCGTAAAAAATCAATGAGGGTTGCCGAACCCGCAACATATCCTCCCAAACTCCCCAAGGCTTTACTCAGCGTCCCTATTTGAATGAGTTCTTTCCCCGTGCAACCGAAGTGTTCTACACATCCCGCACCCGTTTTTCCCATAACTCCGGTAGCATGGGCTTCATCAATTAAAACCATGCAGTCAAAGGCTTCTGCTAGAGATAATAATTGGGGCAGGGGACACAAATCGCCGTCCATACTAAAAACGCTATCACTCACAATTAAACAGCGACGATATTGTTGGCGATATTGCTGTAATTTTGTTTCTAAATCTGCCAGATTACAATGAGAATAATCGATAACTTTTGCGCCGCTTAGTTTGGCTCCATTTTTTAAGCTGGAGTGATTGTATTGGTCAGAAAAAATCACGTCGCGCCGTCCGACTAAGGCGGGAATTGTTCCTATATTTGCAAGATAGCCAGAACTAAAAACTAGCGCATCTTCTGTTTGTTTTAAAGACGCGATCGCGCTTTCTAATTTCTCGTGCAATTCTCGATGTCCGCTCAATAATCGAGAACCCGTGCTACCCGTTCCTAATTCTTTTATCGCTTCTATTGATGCTTGAATTAAGCGCTCGTCTCCTGCTAGTCCTAAATAATCATTACTGGCAAAATTAATCAGCGATCGTCCTTCTAAATTTACAATTGTTCCCGGACGACCATAAATTTTTTTTACCGAACGATACCAATCTGCACGATGAATTATTTCCAGAGATTCTTTAATCCAATCATAAGGATTTGAGGACATATTTTGTCATATCAATAATCGGAGTATAAATCTTTCTTTCTCTTAAGCTTTATTCAGTTAATCCTACTATTTAAGTCGTTTTGGCTCGCAAACTGAATTGCTTAATAATAGATAGCACTTTGCGTCTTTGTGTGCGCCTATCATCCCCTAGTTGTGCGACGCTATAAATTAAATTAACAACGTTGCATGATTATCAATTAAATCTGGAATTCCATTCCCATTAGTAGCGCTGAATTGTTGAAAGTAATGACGAACTAATGGCGGAAAATCAACAAAATCAAAAACTGCATCGCCCGCTGCAATATCTGCCCAGAAATAGCGTAACTGAGGGACTAATTTTTCTGCTTCTTCCATTGATAAATTCAAAGGATGTCCGGTTAGTAATCTTATCATAAAAGGATAAGAGCGATCGCCCATCCATTTTCGGGAAATTTTTGCTAAATCTTCCCATCCCGGTAGAGATTTTAGACGATGAGATTCTATTTTTAACTCCCAATTTCCCCCTCTTTTGGCTTGCATTTCCAAGATACGATAGGGGTGAGGATAGCTGACCAAAGATCCAGTCGTAATCTCATAAATTCCCTCTTCATAAGCTACATCTTGAACGTGTAAATGCCCGCTAAAAATTAGCTTGATGCCCGCTTCTTGAAGTATTTGTAGCAAAATAGGAGCATTGTCAAGCATATAACGCTTGCCAAGTTCGTGGCGAGATTGCCCTGGTAAATGTTCGATTACGTTGTGATGAATCATTACCAATACTAATTTATCTCGAACATCTGGAAGCAATTTTTCCAACCATGCTAATTGTTCCTCATCTAAACATCCTAATTGCTTGCCATGAGAATCGAATTGATTAGAATTAAGGGCAATTAATTGAACCCCTGGTAAAATTTCACAAGTATAGTAATGTTGTTGAGAATTCTGATAGCCAAGCTGACGGTAACAGAGGGGAAAATCTTGAAATCCAATTGACTGTTCTGTTGGCAATAAAGTTGGGATGTCGTGATTGCCAGGAACGACATAGACGGGAAAAGGCAAAGTTTCTAGGCGTTGTTGCAGCCATTGATGATTTTCTGGTTCTCCATCTTGGGTTAAATCCCCTGGAAGTAAGAGAAAATCGAGATTTATTTGTTCTAGATGCTCTAATACAACCTCTAAAGCAGGAATACTGACTTCTACTAGATGAAAACGGTTGGAACGATTCCAGATAGTTTGGGGAACAGCAATATGGGGATCGCTGATAATTGCAAAACGAAAATTCATCGCGAATATAAGAACGCAAAATTGCTTAAGAACTTTTAACTATTGGCCAGTATATTAGCGTAGCGTGTCTCAGGCAAATTCTATTAAGATTGTTTTATTGCTAATTCAGCTCAGTCATAAATTATTGTTATTTAGTCGGATTTGATATAAATTTCTGACAAAAACATTTTATTCGTCAAGAAATAAATTTCTTGGCGAATCGAAAAAGTCCACTTAAGTGGACTTTTTCGATTAGCTTGGGAATTGATTCCCAAGTGAAAGTTTAGCTAGAATTTACTTAGCTCGATCGCTAAAAGGTTCGCCAAATTTTGAGAGTTTTGTCTTCGCTGCCGCTGACTAGAGTTTGTCCGTCTGGACTGATGGCAAGGACGCTGACGGATTCTTGATGTCCTTTGAGCGTTTGCAGCAATTTTCCCGTATTCAGATCCCAGACTTTGATAGTTTTATCATGGCAAGCAGCGATCGCGTACTGGCTATCGGGAGCGATCGCGATCGCGCGAATTGTCCCCGAATGTCCTTTAAAAGTATGCAGGAGTTTGCCCGTCCCTATCTCCCAAAGTTTGATAGTTGCGTCGTCGCCACCGCTGAGGAGCATTTGTCCGTCAGGACTGACGGCAAGGGCTTTTACGCCACCATCGTGTCCGCTAAGCGTGTGTAGTAACTCTCCGGCAGATAAATTCCAAATTCTAATCGTTTTGTCTTTACTACCGCTGATCAGCGTTAGACCATCCGGGCTAACTGCCAGAGAATACACCCACTCTTTATGTCCAAAAAGCGTAAGAAATGACTCTCCCGTCTGTAAATCCCAGAGTTTGATTTTATGGCTACCACTGGCGAGGAATTGCTTGTTTTCACTCTGCCAAACACCGATCGCCAGAGAATGAATGGCTTGTTTGTGACCAAATAGAGTGCGATGGAGTTTTCCCGTTTGCAAGTTCCAAATTTTGATCTGACTTCTCTCGGCAGTTTTATCGCTACTCGCTAGCGTCTGTCCGTCGGGACTAAAGGCGACTGTTAAAACTTTCCCCGCATGTCCGCCGAGTTTGTGACTCGAAGATAGTCGATCGCTTCCCTTATCCAAGTACCATAACTCCAGCGTGCTACTATTAACCTCGCTAACTAATTTTGGCTCGTCAGAACCAATGGCTAGCGAGGATACTTTCCCAGAAATTCCTTTCACCGTATGGCACAGAGCAAACTTAACCCGCTTGCTTGCCTGAGTTATCTGTTTGCAGGGAACAATTGCGTTTAGGAGATTTTCTACCTGAGTTGCGCCCGACTCATCTCCCAGGAGCGACAAACAGGCTTTAAGGCTTTCGAGGTAGTCTCTGTCTTCGCTAGTTAAGGTAGTTGGGATAGTTTCTGGGGTAGATAATTGAGGTAAATGGTGCTGTTGCAGCCACAACTGTAGCGAGTAATCCACTTGTTCTCTAAACAAAGATTTGTCGGGGAAAGAAGCAAGACTGAGCGCAAGTTTCAAAGCTAATTCGGGAATGTCTTTAGGTCGTTCGTTTGCTAAGGCTTTAAAAATCTCTCGATAGATTAAAACTGTCGTGCGGACGATTTCGTCAATGGATAATCGATCTGCGATCGCCCCTCTTAATTGAGGCAGCCATTCGGATAAATTTGGGGGAGTATTGTAGTGGATAAGATAGTGAATGTCTGCTATCCAGCCCGCTATTAAACAATTACAGATACTCAAAAATTGACATAATGCTTCAACATCTTTGCGATCGATTTGATAAGAAAAGTTTAGCTCTCTCAAATCGATACCAGCCGCTTGTAAAGCTTCTGCTTCTTCTAAAAGATCGAGATTGACAGTGTTGTTTCCTCCTAGACGCTTAACTTCTTCTCTGGTTTTTCCCAGGGCGAGAAGTTTCTGGCGTGTTTCTTTCCATCGCAAAGCTCTCGCTTTTGCCGACTCTTGTAGAAACGTTTTGTAAGGCAGTTTAAAAAT
It includes:
- a CDS encoding PstS family phosphate ABC transporter substrate-binding protein, translated to MNIKVCGWAIALSFSTLVTGCSVPPTSTSQIQQQPIVIDGSSTVFPLTDEVVKEYQFERSDAPEITVAFSGTGGGFRKFCAGETDINNASRPIVNKEIEACKANQVKYLELPVAYDALTIVVHPSNTWAQSLTLEELKKIWEPAAQGKITRWNQIRPEWPDKPLNLYGAGRDSGTFDYFTEIVVGKVGASRNDYTASEDDYELMRRVRNDPNGLGYFGYAYYEESQTLLKAVAIDEGRGPVLPSSETVLKGEYQSLARPLFIYVNAKLLEEKPGLQNFVQFYLVNAENLAKVVGYVPLSDEAYTFALDHFQSRKVGTAFAGHSEKLTLQELLKREKRLE
- the bioF gene encoding 8-amino-7-oxononanoate synthase, encoding MSSNPYDWIKESLEIIHRADWYRSVKKIYGRPGTIVNLEGRSLINFASNDYLGLAGDERLIQASIEAIKELGTGSTGSRLLSGHRELHEKLESAIASLKQTEDALVFSSGYLANIGTIPALVGRRDVIFSDQYNHSSLKNGAKLSGAKVIDYSHCNLADLETKLQQYRQQYRRCLIVSDSVFSMDGDLCPLPQLLSLAEAFDCMVLIDEAHATGVMGKTGAGCVEHFGCTGKELIQIGTLSKALGSLGGYVAGSATLIDFLRNRAPSWIYTTGLSPADTAAALAAIEIVQTDRDRRQQLWRNVNFLKQQLAGLNLLPSESPIICLGLATPAEALTLAKQLKERGIFAPAIRPPTVPTSRIRFSVMATHEPNQIQQLVISITSILAD
- a CDS encoding metallophosphoesterase, whose translation is MNFRFAIISDPHIAVPQTIWNRSNRFHLVEVSIPALEVVLEHLEQINLDFLLLPGDLTQDGEPENHQWLQQRLETLPFPVYVVPGNHDIPTLLPTEQSIGFQDFPLCYRQLGYQNSQQHYYTCEILPGVQLIALNSNQFDSHGKQLGCLDEEQLAWLEKLLPDVRDKLVLVMIHHNVIEHLPGQSRHELGKRYMLDNAPILLQILQEAGIKLIFSGHLHVQDVAYEEGIYEITTGSLVSYPHPYRILEMQAKRGGNWELKIESHRLKSLPGWEDLAKISRKWMGDRSYPFMIRLLTGHPLNLSMEEAEKLVPQLRYFWADIAAGDAVFDFVDFPPLVRHYFQQFSATNGNGIPDLIDNHATLLI
- a CDS encoding WD40 repeat domain-containing protein, whose amino-acid sequence is MEQWFNLFIQVAKPIFSTLVYTGTNTLLSSLQEELTNRQKERTELVLNSLGIREKQASYLREAIVNFTSSIELKNLDWQSSFNRDKTLQQQSFGRDNEVFSKIADRVQETTLKLPELQKTLEHWPLRLFPSQLLESIGDRSPTPLRVILASPKIYLESKETSLGTREIESILAQELREFLSQNYSLHSQVRPTEFLGGAWSDRGVYGEANIKAIFGVLKSEPTLIIESEIEREFLNFRIAYWGFEQEKYCYATIFKLPYKTFLQESAKARALRWKETRQKLLALGKTREEVKRLGGNNTVNLDLLEEAEALQAAGIDLRELNFSYQIDRKDVEALCQFLSICNCLIAGWIADIHYLIHYNTPPNLSEWLPQLRGAIADRLSIDEIVRTTVLIYREIFKALANERPKDIPELALKLALSLASFPDKSLFREQVDYSLQLWLQQHHLPQLSTPETIPTTLTSEDRDYLESLKACLSLLGDESGATQVENLLNAIVPCKQITQASKRVKFALCHTVKGISGKVSSLAIGSDEPKLVSEVNSSTLELWYLDKGSDRLSSSHKLGGHAGKVLTVAFSPDGQTLASSDKTAERSQIKIWNLQTGKLHRTLFGHKQAIHSLAIGVWQSENKQFLASGSHKIKLWDLQTGESFLTLFGHKEWVYSLAVSPDGLTLISGSKDKTIRIWNLSAGELLHTLSGHDGGVKALAVSPDGQMLLSGGDDATIKLWEIGTGKLLHTFKGHSGTIRAIAIAPDSQYAIAACHDKTIKVWDLNTGKLLQTLKGHQESVSVLAISPDGQTLVSGSEDKTLKIWRTF